Proteins from one Syntrophaceae bacterium genomic window:
- a CDS encoding transglutaminase domain-containing protein — protein sequence MDVSGIDLLVFAGSGSNIGPNKLLLLRILMNGCLVVTACMFLLLIARRGIIRRIFILAVLLPAYIGAYSFLHYPVQYGELLEQIEIAELPVVDPALFSKSSLSIEWIHNEDELYQACRARFEKARKSLKEQWGIEDGRKLEALYLMNTVSAFWGYGNRVLQDRVGCVSMNEKTAFRLDAPDEIGDYLRSEIGCCSDFAYILKLLLDRAGIPNRRVIIAHGHAMNEVYLPCGWMTLDATTNMAFDGDWTSIQKRHGRNRNSVHVFVFPHSNQFAGGNPLYRPGIGHLRFALLLDAVNKSACPVAYPDGYETIRPAPPIQLVSSNSR from the coding sequence ATGGATGTTTCCGGCATCGATCTCCTTGTGTTTGCCGGCAGCGGATCCAACATCGGTCCGAACAAGCTCCTTCTCCTGCGCATCCTGATGAACGGCTGTCTTGTCGTTACCGCCTGCATGTTTCTTCTGCTGATCGCCAGGCGGGGAATCATCCGGCGGATTTTCATCCTTGCCGTGCTCCTGCCTGCCTACATCGGAGCATACTCTTTTCTGCATTATCCGGTACAATATGGTGAACTGCTGGAACAGATCGAGATCGCAGAACTGCCGGTGGTGGACCCCGCTCTTTTCAGCAAATCGTCACTTTCCATCGAATGGATCCATAACGAGGACGAACTGTATCAAGCCTGCCGTGCGAGATTCGAAAAAGCTCGAAAATCCTTGAAAGAACAATGGGGAATCGAAGACGGCCGGAAGCTGGAAGCGCTGTATCTGATGAACACCGTTTCGGCCTTCTGGGGCTACGGGAATCGTGTTCTGCAGGATAGGGTAGGCTGTGTAAGCATGAATGAGAAAACGGCCTTCCGGCTGGACGCCCCGGACGAAATAGGTGACTATCTGCGGAGCGAGATCGGCTGCTGCAGCGATTTTGCCTACATACTCAAACTGCTGCTCGATCGCGCGGGCATTCCCAATCGCAGAGTCATCATTGCCCACGGGCATGCGATGAACGAAGTATATTTACCCTGCGGCTGGATGACGCTGGATGCAACCACCAATATGGCTTTCGATGGGGACTGGACGTCCATCCAGAAACGGCATGGCCGGAACAGAAACTCCGTTCACGTCTTCGTTTTCCCTCATTCAAACCAATTTGCGGGGGGAAACCCGCTCTACAGGCCGGGAATCGGCCACCTTCGCTTCGCTCTCCTGCTGGATGCCGTCAACAAGTCCGCCTGTCCTGTTGCCTATCCCGACGGTTACGAGACGATCCGTCCCGCTCCTCCGATTCAACTGGTTTCCAGCAACAGCCGATAA
- the leuC gene encoding 3-isopropylmalate dehydratase large subunit gives MGLTITEKILLRHTDLTDIRPGMLINARVDVALGHDITAPIAIDEFRKAGGGKVFDPEKVVLVADHFTPNKDILSAGQVKILREFAREQGLTHYYEGGRCGVEHVLLHEKGIVVPGDVVIGADSHTCTYGALGAFSTGVGSTDLAAVMMTGEVWLRVPESMEIVLRGRPGRWVTGKDVILHVIGRIGVDGALYKAMEFKGDGVSALSLADRFTMANMVIEAGAKNGIFAPDAITEAYVKERAGRTGSLLASDPDARYAERLEVDLAALEPQVAFPHLPSNTRGIRDVGNVPIDQVYIGSCTNGRIEDLRIAAALLKGRKAAPGLRLIVVPTTPEVYGMALREGLLEIFLAADAVIGPPTCGACLGGHMGILAEGERAVATTNRNFVGRMGHTKSEVYLANPAVAAASAVLGRIAGPDEL, from the coding sequence ATGGGCCTCACCATCACCGAAAAAATCCTTCTCCGGCACACCGATCTCACGGACATCCGTCCGGGGATGCTCATCAACGCCCGTGTGGACGTGGCCCTGGGGCACGACATCACGGCGCCCATCGCCATCGACGAGTTTCGCAAGGCCGGAGGCGGGAAGGTCTTCGATCCGGAAAAGGTTGTCCTGGTGGCGGACCATTTCACCCCCAACAAGGACATCCTCTCGGCGGGACAGGTGAAGATCCTCCGGGAATTCGCCCGGGAGCAGGGCCTGACCCACTATTACGAAGGCGGAAGGTGCGGCGTCGAGCACGTCCTGCTCCACGAGAAGGGGATTGTCGTCCCCGGTGACGTGGTCATCGGAGCCGACAGCCACACCTGCACGTACGGTGCCCTGGGGGCCTTCTCCACCGGCGTCGGAAGCACCGATCTCGCGGCGGTCATGATGACCGGCGAAGTCTGGCTCCGCGTTCCCGAGAGCATGGAGATCGTTCTCCGCGGCCGTCCGGGGCGCTGGGTGACCGGAAAGGACGTTATCCTCCACGTCATCGGACGGATCGGCGTCGACGGCGCCCTGTACAAGGCCATGGAGTTCAAGGGCGACGGCGTCTCCGCCCTGTCCCTGGCGGACCGGTTCACCATGGCCAACATGGTCATCGAGGCGGGCGCCAAAAACGGGATCTTCGCCCCCGACGCAATCACGGAGGCCTACGTGAAGGAGCGGGCCGGTCGCACCGGCAGCCTTCTTGCCTCCGATCCGGACGCCCGGTACGCCGAGCGCCTGGAGGTGGACCTGGCCGCCCTGGAACCCCAGGTGGCCTTTCCCCACCTGCCCTCCAACACCCGGGGGATCCGCGACGTGGGGAACGTCCCCATCGACCAGGTCTACATCGGCTCCTGCACGAACGGCCGGATCGAAGACCTGCGGATCGCCGCCGCGCTGCTCAAGGGCAGGAAGGCGGCGCCGGGACTCCGCCTGATCGTTGTCCCCACCACGCCGGAGGTGTACGGTATGGCCCTGCGGGAAGGGCTCCTGGAAATTTTCCTGGCCGCCGACGCCGTCATCGGCCCCCCCACGTGCGGCGCCTGTCTGGGCGGGCATATGGGGATCCTGGCGGAGGGCGAGCGGGCCGTGGCGACGACGAACCGGAACTTCGTGGGCCGCATGGGGCACACGAAAAGCGAAGTCTACCTGGCCAACCCCGCCGTGGCGGCGGCGTCGGCCGTCCTGGGCCGGATCGCCGGACCCGACGAACTGTAG
- a CDS encoding 3-isopropylmalate dehydratase small subunit encodes MKFRGRVWKFGDNVDTDVIYPARYMNIHDPKQMAAHCMEDADPDFMKKIRPGDVIVAGENFGCGSSREHAPIAIREAGLSCVVARSFARIFYRNAFNMGLPIFESAELWDRAAEGAEIEVDGAAGTIRILGGEGETLSIQPIPPFMQELLMDGGLMKHLAKKRSVGEGHA; translated from the coding sequence ATGAAATTCCGGGGCCGCGTTTGGAAATTCGGGGACAACGTCGACACCGACGTCATCTATCCCGCCCGGTACATGAACATCCACGATCCGAAGCAGATGGCCGCTCACTGCATGGAGGACGCCGACCCGGATTTTATGAAGAAAATCCGCCCCGGCGACGTCATCGTCGCGGGGGAGAACTTCGGCTGCGGCTCCTCGCGGGAGCACGCCCCCATCGCCATCCGTGAGGCGGGTCTCTCGTGCGTCGTGGCCCGAAGCTTTGCCCGCATCTTCTACCGCAACGCCTTCAACATGGGACTCCCCATCTTCGAGTCGGCGGAGCTGTGGGACCGGGCGGCGGAAGGGGCCGAAATCGAGGTGGACGGTGCCGCCGGGACGATCCGCATCCTCGGCGGGGAGGGGGAGACCCTGTCCATCCAGCCCATCCCTCCGTTCATGCAGGAGCTGCTCATGGACGGCGGTCTCATGAAGCACCTGGCGAAGAAACGGTCTGTCGGGGAGGGACACGCATGA
- the leuB gene encoding 3-isopropylmalate dehydrogenase, whose translation MSGKRFRIAVFPGDGIGPEVVREALRVLAALSEEAGLSLDIREGLVGGAAYDRFGEPLPETSLSLAMESDAVLLGAVGGTKWEALDYALRPERALLGLRERLGLFANLRPVHVFEDLLDASPLKRSVVEGTDVLIVRELTGDLYFGTPRGVHVEDGQRVGINTLVYTEGEIRRIAKTGFEAARVRRKKLLSVDKANVLESTQLWRDVVTEVARDYPDVELGHMYVDNCAMQLVRNPRQFDVIVTTNMFGDILSDEAAMITGSIGMLPSASLGDGRGMYEPIHGSAPDIAGMDAANPLGTILSVAMMLRHSFGLEQEARRIEDAVRAVLRDGLRTRDIAGDGTGPAPVGTAAMGDAVVRKIRGGS comes from the coding sequence ATGAGCGGGAAGCGTTTCCGGATCGCCGTATTCCCCGGCGACGGCATCGGGCCGGAGGTCGTCCGGGAGGCCCTGCGGGTCCTTGCAGCCCTGTCGGAGGAGGCAGGCCTGTCCCTGGATATCCGGGAAGGCCTCGTAGGCGGTGCTGCCTACGACCGGTTCGGAGAGCCCCTGCCGGAGACAAGCCTTTCCCTGGCGATGGAGTCCGACGCCGTTCTCCTGGGCGCCGTGGGCGGTACCAAATGGGAGGCCCTCGATTATGCCCTCCGGCCGGAGCGGGCCCTCCTGGGGCTCCGGGAGCGGCTGGGCCTGTTCGCCAATCTCCGCCCCGTCCACGTCTTCGAGGACCTGCTGGACGCCTCCCCGCTGAAGCGCTCCGTCGTCGAGGGGACCGACGTCCTGATCGTCCGGGAGCTGACGGGAGACCTCTACTTCGGGACCCCCCGGGGCGTTCATGTCGAGGACGGGCAGCGAGTGGGCATCAACACCCTCGTGTACACGGAAGGGGAGATCCGCCGTATCGCGAAAACGGGCTTCGAGGCGGCCCGGGTGCGGAGAAAGAAACTGCTCTCCGTGGACAAGGCGAATGTCCTGGAGAGCACCCAGCTCTGGCGGGACGTGGTGACGGAGGTCGCCCGGGACTACCCCGACGTGGAGCTCGGCCACATGTACGTGGACAACTGCGCCATGCAGCTGGTCCGCAACCCGCGCCAGTTCGACGTCATCGTCACGACGAACATGTTCGGCGACATCCTGAGCGACGAGGCCGCCATGATCACCGGCTCCATCGGCATGCTGCCGTCGGCGAGCCTCGGGGACGGCCGGGGGATGTACGAGCCCATCCACGGGTCGGCGCCGGACATCGCCGGGATGGATGCGGCCAACCCCCTGGGGACGATCCTCTCCGTCGCCATGATGCTCCGCCATTCCTTCGGCCTCGAGCAGGAGGCCCGGAGGATCGAGGACGCCGTCCGGGCGGTCCTCCGGGACGGGCTCCGGACTCGCGACATCGCCGGGGACGGGACGGGGCCGGCCCCCGTCGGCACCGCCGCCATGGGTGACGCCGTCGTCCGGAAGATCCGGGGCGGGTCCTGA
- a CDS encoding methionine synthase produces the protein MQDAPGRPWPVTVFDAIPLRTPVREIYRRLGWRSGRTELPDDRRQEVDRQIREAESLIRLRGAARRIPLLRLESGRTVLAGGEALESTKLSRLLTGCPEILLMAATAGGDIVAEASRDTATGSATRGVVLDAAASEITDAALDWIAAWFNGTLLREGRRLLKRRYSPGYGDLALESQRILFDLLELDRIGISLTDHSLLVPEKSVIALTGILPGTEPDHDR, from the coding sequence ATGCAGGACGCACCCGGCCGGCCTTGGCCGGTCACCGTTTTCGATGCCATTCCCCTCCGAACGCCTGTCCGGGAGATTTACCGCCGCCTGGGCTGGCGGTCGGGACGGACGGAGCTTCCGGACGACCGGCGGCAGGAGGTGGACCGGCAGATCCGGGAGGCCGAGTCCCTGATCCGTCTCCGGGGAGCGGCACGGAGAATCCCGCTCCTCCGCCTGGAGTCGGGGCGTACCGTCCTGGCCGGAGGGGAAGCGCTGGAGAGCACGAAGCTGTCCCGTCTTCTCACGGGATGCCCGGAGATCCTCCTGATGGCTGCCACGGCGGGAGGGGATATCGTGGCGGAGGCCTCCCGGGACACGGCGACTGGAAGCGCCACGCGCGGGGTGGTCCTGGACGCCGCGGCCAGCGAGATCACCGACGCCGCCTTGGACTGGATTGCAGCCTGGTTCAACGGCACGCTCCTCCGGGAGGGGCGGAGGCTGCTCAAAAGACGGTATTCTCCCGGTTACGGGGACCTGGCCCTGGAGAGCCAGCGGATTCTCTTCGATCTCCTGGAGCTCGACCGGATCGGCATCTCCCTGACGGACCACAGCCTCCTTGTGCCGGAGAAGTCCGTCATCGCCCTGACGGGAATCCTGCCGGGGACGGAGCCGGACCATGATCGCTGA
- a CDS encoding dihydropteroate synthase: MKRSRAAVKRAIREILNERILILDGATGTELQMRGMPAGVCPEVWCLDHPRVTGEIHRAYAKAGADIIFTCTFGANRLKLETYGVAGLREINRDLARLAREAAGPGVFVFGDIGSTGRFVEPFGPLGFEEAVAIFREQVRGLLEGGADGFAVETMIDIQEARAALLAIREESNAFAIVTMTYEADGRTLGGTDPLTALATLQGLGADAVGFNCSVGPEAMAEMVRAVKPYAKVPLVAKPNAGLPRLIDGRTVFDMMPDAFARAAVTMVEAGGNLLGGCCGTTPDHIRALALAVRDRKPAAPLRRPPAVLSSARGCRVLEDGPLMIVGERINPTGKKALQEELREGRMETVRRMAREQEEAGADLLDVNVGVPGIDEAKTVREVIGSVIHVTALPLVIDSSRVETIEAALRLYPGRALINSISGERDKLERLLPVAARYGAMFILLPLKGREVPETFEERREIVREVLKEAKRYGLTKEDAVVDALVMTAASRPAAPRETLRTVEWCTRSLHCRTIVGLSNVSFGLPERRWINGAFLAMAQALGLTMAIANPGQEELMSLKMAGDVLLAKDRNAAAYVRRFSAVRKEPEPAAAADPCRRVADAILEGDRDAVVARVEEALSAGIGVGQLVEGTMIPAVVRVGDLYEQKRYFLPQLIAGAEAMQRAMEHLEPRLRGDAARAPRGSVVLATVEGDIHDIGKNIVSLMLRNAGWRVVDLGKDVSAARIVSAMEEVKPRAVGLSALMTTTMVHMKQAIDLAREKGFRTPFLVGGAVVTREYADSIGAAYGKDGVEAVQVLEALPPPEDS, encoded by the coding sequence ATGAAGAGAAGCAGAGCAGCGGTAAAACGGGCGATTCGGGAAATCCTGAACGAGCGAATCCTGATCCTTGACGGCGCCACGGGAACGGAACTGCAGATGCGGGGGATGCCCGCCGGGGTCTGTCCCGAGGTCTGGTGCCTCGATCATCCGAGGGTCACCGGGGAGATCCACCGGGCCTACGCTAAGGCGGGAGCGGATATCATTTTCACCTGCACCTTCGGCGCCAACCGCCTCAAGCTGGAAACCTACGGCGTCGCGGGTTTGCGGGAGATCAACCGGGACCTGGCCCGCCTGGCGCGGGAGGCCGCCGGCCCCGGCGTGTTCGTCTTCGGGGACATCGGCTCCACGGGCCGGTTCGTGGAGCCCTTCGGCCCTCTAGGGTTCGAGGAGGCCGTGGCGATTTTCCGGGAGCAGGTGCGGGGTCTCCTGGAAGGCGGCGCCGACGGGTTCGCCGTCGAGACCATGATCGACATCCAGGAGGCCCGGGCGGCCCTCCTGGCGATCCGCGAAGAATCCAATGCCTTTGCAATCGTGACCATGACCTATGAAGCCGACGGGCGGACCCTCGGCGGGACGGACCCGCTGACGGCCCTGGCGACCCTCCAGGGCCTCGGGGCCGACGCCGTGGGCTTCAACTGCTCCGTAGGACCCGAGGCGATGGCGGAGATGGTCCGGGCCGTAAAGCCCTATGCGAAGGTTCCCCTCGTTGCCAAGCCGAATGCGGGCCTGCCCCGTCTCATCGACGGCCGGACCGTCTTCGACATGATGCCCGATGCCTTCGCCCGTGCGGCCGTCACGATGGTTGAGGCGGGGGGAAACCTCCTGGGCGGCTGTTGCGGAACGACGCCGGATCATATCCGGGCTCTCGCCCTTGCGGTCCGGGACCGGAAACCCGCGGCTCCGCTCCGCCGGCCCCCGGCCGTGCTGAGCAGTGCCCGGGGCTGCCGTGTTCTCGAAGACGGCCCCCTGATGATCGTGGGCGAGCGGATCAATCCCACCGGCAAGAAGGCCCTCCAGGAGGAACTGCGGGAAGGACGGATGGAGACGGTCCGCCGGATGGCCCGGGAACAGGAGGAGGCCGGGGCGGATCTCCTGGACGTCAACGTCGGCGTCCCCGGCATCGACGAAGCGAAGACCGTCCGGGAGGTGATCGGCAGCGTCATTCATGTCACCGCCCTTCCCCTGGTGATCGACTCCTCGCGGGTGGAGACCATCGAGGCGGCCCTTCGGCTTTACCCCGGCCGGGCCCTGATCAATTCCATCTCGGGGGAGCGGGACAAGCTGGAGCGCCTGCTGCCGGTAGCCGCCCGCTACGGCGCCATGTTCATCCTCCTTCCCCTGAAGGGCCGCGAGGTTCCGGAGACCTTCGAGGAGCGGCGGGAGATCGTCCGGGAGGTCCTGAAGGAAGCGAAACGATACGGACTGACGAAGGAAGACGCCGTCGTGGACGCCCTGGTGATGACCGCCGCCTCCCGGCCGGCGGCGCCGCGGGAGACCCTGCGGACCGTGGAATGGTGCACCCGCAGCCTGCACTGCCGGACGATCGTCGGGCTCTCCAACGTGTCCTTCGGGCTTCCGGAGCGGCGGTGGATCAACGGTGCCTTCCTGGCCATGGCCCAGGCGCTGGGCCTGACGATGGCCATCGCCAACCCGGGGCAGGAAGAGCTGATGAGCCTGAAGATGGCCGGTGATGTCCTCCTGGCAAAGGACCGGAACGCCGCCGCCTATGTTCGCCGCTTCTCGGCGGTCCGGAAAGAGCCGGAGCCGGCGGCCGCGGCCGATCCCTGCCGGCGGGTGGCCGACGCCATCCTGGAAGGGGACCGGGACGCCGTGGTCGCCCGCGTCGAGGAGGCCCTGTCCGCCGGCATCGGTGTCGGGCAGCTGGTAGAGGGCACGATGATCCCGGCGGTCGTCCGGGTGGGGGACCTCTACGAGCAGAAGCGCTACTTTCTGCCCCAGCTCATCGCCGGGGCGGAGGCCATGCAGCGGGCCATGGAGCACCTGGAGCCCCGCCTCCGGGGAGATGCGGCGCGGGCCCCCAGGGGATCCGTCGTCCTGGCCACGGTGGAGGGGGACATCCACGACATCGGGAAAAACATCGTCTCCCTGATGCTCCGCAACGCCGGCTGGCGGGTGGTGGACCTGGGGAAAGACGTGAGCGCCGCCCGGATCGTCTCGGCCATGGAAGAGGTGAAGCCCCGGGCGGTGGGCCTGTCGGCCCTGATGACCACGACCATGGTCCACATGAAACAGGCGATCGACCTGGCCCGGGAAAAAGGGTTCCGGACGCCGTTCCTCGTCGGCGGCGCGGTGGTCACCCGGGAGTACGCCGATTCGATCGGGGCCGCCTACGGGAAGGACGGCGTGGAGGCTGTCCAGGTCCTGGAGGCCCTGCCCCCGCCGGAGGATTCCTGA
- a CDS encoding TonB family protein, translated as MTNIRLPSRQRNIRIPLLMSAALHIAVAATLLLAAAESSLPRLLKAEGPNLSVSWISVVPAIKEAATAPAGRAAPRVSAPAVSVPETEAPSRPKENNAAPEAVAAERMTYVPAALTATGESRAAGISGLPASAPSGRGTSGAVPTAALPRYRNNARPSYPLAARLRGYEGMVLLSVEVSADGRVDDLMVKRSSGYEVLDRSALDAVRTWTFEPARRMGQPVRMRVDIPVKFVLHGQESLS; from the coding sequence ATGACGAACATCCGCCTTCCCTCCCGGCAGAGGAACATCCGGATTCCCCTCCTGATGTCGGCGGCCCTCCATATCGCCGTCGCGGCGACGCTCTTGCTGGCCGCCGCCGAGTCCAGCCTGCCGAGGCTCCTGAAGGCGGAGGGGCCGAACCTGAGCGTTTCCTGGATTTCCGTGGTACCGGCGATCAAAGAGGCCGCCACGGCTCCGGCGGGCAGGGCGGCTCCGCGCGTTTCCGCGCCGGCGGTTTCGGTTCCGGAAACGGAGGCACCGTCCAGGCCGAAGGAGAATAACGCGGCGCCCGAGGCCGTGGCGGCCGAGCGGATGACATATGTCCCGGCCGCCCTGACGGCGACAGGGGAGAGCAGGGCTGCGGGGATTTCCGGCCTTCCGGCGTCCGCACCGTCCGGGCGCGGGACCTCCGGGGCGGTTCCGACCGCGGCGCTTCCGCGCTACCGGAACAATGCCCGGCCCTCCTACCCGCTGGCGGCCCGACTCCGCGGATACGAGGGGATGGTGCTGCTGTCCGTGGAGGTGTCCGCCGACGGCCGGGTGGACGACCTCATGGTGAAGCGGTCGTCGGGTTACGAAGTCCTGGACCGGTCCGCCCTGGATGCCGTCAGGACCTGGACGTTCGAGCCGGCCCGGCGGATGGGCCAGCCGGTCCGGATGCGCGTGGACATCCCCGTGAAGTTCGTGCTCCATGGGCAGGAATCCCTGTCCTGA
- the pyrE gene encoding orotate phosphoribosyltransferase, whose product MELSQSRDRLAELILRRSFQYREDPPFTLASGKTSFFYFNCKPVTLDPEGMNLIGRVLFGMIRGTGVTAAGGLTLGADPLANALSVISFQEGEPVKSFIVRKDVKAHGTKSAVEGNVAKGEHVVVLDDVITTGGSTITAIEKAREAGLIVDRVIALIDREEGGRENILALAGRVDAVFTRTEIMERYKKS is encoded by the coding sequence ATGGAACTGTCTCAAAGCCGGGATCGCCTGGCGGAGCTGATCCTCCGCCGATCCTTTCAATACCGGGAGGACCCGCCGTTCACCCTGGCCTCCGGGAAAACAAGTTTCTTCTACTTCAACTGCAAGCCGGTGACTCTCGATCCCGAGGGAATGAACCTGATCGGCCGCGTCCTCTTCGGGATGATCCGAGGTACCGGCGTCACCGCCGCCGGGGGCCTGACCCTGGGAGCGGATCCCCTGGCCAACGCCCTGTCGGTGATCTCTTTCCAGGAAGGGGAGCCCGTCAAGTCGTTCATCGTCCGGAAGGACGTGAAGGCCCACGGGACAAAGAGCGCCGTCGAGGGGAATGTGGCGAAGGGGGAGCATGTGGTTGTCCTCGACGACGTCATCACGACGGGGGGATCCACCATCACGGCCATCGAGAAGGCCCGCGAGGCGGGCCTCATCGTGGATCGGGTCATCGCCCTCATCGACCGGGAAGAGGGGGGGCGCGAAAACATCCTGGCCCTGGCGGGCCGCGTCGACGCCGTCTTTACCCGGACCGAGATCATGGAGCGGTACAAAAAAAGCTGA
- a CDS encoding PAS domain S-box protein: MKKSAKKGKTDSKIRPIEQRYRRIFEALSKSEQEKSVILDAMTELVLYLDTDMKVIWANKAMHDAFRLVPGQLTGKHCYRALHNRSKPCSICPAEKTLESGEPQEVVDFSSYEKNWVLRSYPVRNEKGALTGIVEIVTDTTERIRAEEAMRQSEQKYRELFENASDIIFILDLDGRILSCNASVSRTYGYEKEQLLGRNLEALLDRNYLPVVRELIRKKRDGLQVPNPLEFLTYTKDGKAVWLEVNAQIVKENGRQVSIHGIARNITERKMMEEALKRRERELEEQSRNLEDANTALKVLLKRREEDKAELEEKVTFNMRALILPYIENLKITHLDSHQRNQLKILERNTNEIVSPFLRTLSSKYPNLTPMEIKVINFIKEGRTTKEMAVLLHASARTVEVHRDNIRKKIGLKNRKANLRSHLLSL, from the coding sequence ATGAAGAAATCAGCGAAAAAAGGGAAGACCGATTCGAAGATCCGTCCGATCGAGCAGCGTTACCGGCGGATCTTTGAAGCGCTCAGCAAATCGGAGCAGGAGAAGTCGGTCATCCTCGACGCCATGACGGAGCTTGTCCTGTATCTCGACACGGACATGAAGGTCATCTGGGCCAACAAGGCCATGCATGACGCCTTCCGCCTGGTGCCGGGCCAATTGACCGGGAAACACTGTTATCGGGCGCTTCACAACAGAAGCAAGCCCTGCAGCATATGTCCGGCGGAAAAAACGCTCGAATCCGGCGAGCCCCAGGAAGTCGTGGATTTTTCATCCTACGAGAAAAACTGGGTGCTGCGCAGCTATCCCGTCCGGAATGAAAAAGGCGCTCTCACCGGCATCGTCGAAATCGTCACGGACACCACGGAGCGAATACGCGCCGAGGAGGCGATGCGGCAGTCGGAGCAGAAGTACCGGGAGCTTTTTGAAAACGCGAGCGACATCATTTTCATTCTGGATCTGGACGGCAGGATCCTCTCCTGCAATGCCTCCGTCTCCAGGACATACGGTTACGAGAAAGAGCAGCTGCTGGGGCGGAATCTCGAGGCCCTGCTGGACCGGAACTACCTCCCCGTTGTCCGGGAACTCATCCGGAAGAAGCGGGACGGTCTGCAGGTCCCGAATCCCCTGGAATTTCTCACCTACACGAAGGACGGCAAGGCGGTCTGGCTGGAGGTGAACGCCCAGATCGTAAAGGAAAACGGCAGGCAGGTATCGATTCACGGCATCGCCCGCAACATCACCGAACGCAAGATGATGGAGGAGGCCCTGAAAAGGAGGGAGCGGGAGCTGGAGGAACAATCCCGCAACCTGGAGGATGCCAATACGGCCCTGAAGGTTCTGCTCAAGCGCCGGGAAGAGGACAAGGCGGAACTGGAGGAGAAGGTCACCTTCAACATGAGGGCGCTGATCCTGCCGTACATCGAGAACCTGAAGATCACCCATCTGGACAGCCACCAGCGTAACCAGCTGAAGATCCTGGAGAGAAACACGAACGAGATCGTGTCGCCCTTCCTGCGCACCCTCTCGTCGAAGTACCCCAATCTCACCCCGATGGAAATCAAGGTGATCAATTTCATCAAGGAAGGGCGCACGACGAAGGAAATGGCGGTGCTGCTCCATGCGTCCGCCCGAACCGTAGAAGTCCATCGCGACAACATCCGGAAAAAAATCGGTCTGAAAAACCGGAAAGCCAACTTGCGGTCTCACCTCCTGTCCCTGTAA
- a CDS encoding C_GCAxxG_C_C family protein: MTGEEKIEESRQQSRKNFSLVYNCAECVTEAVLSLVDTGLPEEVKKCATGFGGGIGLFGDTCGALAGAVMAVGAVHGRSRLPEGEGKEAVKKAAEQLYGKPGLYRLFNIIPNRFHDKYGMTRCRDLTVPWQQSWLCREHALFCRDFITDAAGIAADLVVSDREQLASGDFGRNVENLKD; this comes from the coding sequence ATGACGGGGGAAGAGAAGATCGAGGAAAGCCGTCAACAGTCCCGAAAGAATTTCTCTCTCGTATACAACTGTGCCGAATGCGTAACCGAGGCCGTCCTTTCCCTGGTCGATACGGGGCTGCCGGAGGAGGTGAAGAAGTGTGCAACCGGATTCGGCGGCGGGATCGGTCTGTTCGGCGATACCTGCGGGGCGCTTGCGGGGGCGGTGATGGCCGTCGGCGCCGTCCACGGCAGAAGCCGTCTTCCCGAAGGGGAAGGGAAGGAAGCGGTTAAAAAGGCAGCGGAACAGCTCTACGGGAAACCCGGTCTGTACCGATTGTTCAATATTATCCCCAATCGGTTTCATGACAAATACGGCATGACCCGGTGCCGGGATCTGACCGTCCCCTGGCAGCAGAGCTGGCTCTGCAGGGAGCATGCGCTCTTCTGCCGCGACTTCATCACCGATGCGGCCGGAATCGCTGCGGACCTGGTTGTTTCCGACAGAGAACAACTGGCCTCGGGAGACTTCGGCAGGAACGTCGAAAACCTGAAAGACTGA